The window TTCAATCAAAGTTCCGAATTTAATTCCGATTTCACCTTGCGCTTGGGCAACTTCGTGGTGGACCACAAACGTTTCCATTCCAATCGCTTCCAAAGTTTTTACAAATTCAGCGCGAAGGTCAACTTGTGAGTCAATAGGAGCCACTGGGAAATAACCACCTTTCGTTCCAGGACGGTGTCCCGAGTTAAAGTTGATTTTACCTGTGTTATTGGAGCCTGGAATTTCAGAGTGAGTGTTCCAGATCCCTTCGTTTGAATCCAATTCGTAGTATTGGCAGTTGATTTCATCACGTACTTTCAAACTATCAAAAACGAAAAATTCATTTTCTGGACCAAAGTATGCTGTGTCCGCAATACCCGATTTGTTCATGAATTCTAATGCTTTTTTCGCAATGGATCTTGGGCATTTTTCGTAGTATTGGTTTTTATAGATGTCCCAAACGTCACAAAACATAACGATTGTTTTGTCAGCTGTGAACGGATCTAAAAATGCCGTAGAAATTTCTGGATGTAATTGCATGTCGGAAGCATTGATTGGCTGCCAACGAGCAATCGAAGATCCATCAAAAGGAATTCCTTTGAATGTATCTTCATTAACGGAATTCACATAATACGAAACGTGGTGCCACATTCCTTTGATATCCGTAAATCGGAAGTCAAAGAAAAGGACTCCATTTTTTTTGGCATACTCAACCACTTCCTTTCCGGAAGTAAATTTTGGGGTTGCGAACTGCATTTGATTCTCCTTCGTTCAGAGGTCGGTCTGATTGTTGTAATCTTTTACCATTTTCAATGCAAGATTTATACCAAGGCATTTCGACCGAAATATAAGGGTTTCGTGGAGTTTCTAAGCAGATTGTATTCAATCTGGTGTTTATTCACGAGACATTATGCTATTAAAAAATGATAAATGCTTAAAATACATGCATAACACATGGTATCTAAGCCTCCGCCATTCCGATGTATGATAGGAAATAGCCTTTCTTTGGTCAATGGAATCAGAAAATTTTTGATTCAAAATTGGAAATTTTTCAAAAACCTTTCAATGTATGTTTTTTTTGTGGCAATCAAGGGAACAAAAGAAACTGTAGAAGGAGATGAGCTCTCGTAAACCAGACTTTGGTCGTTACCAACATTTAGAGAGTTTTATCCATCTGTCAAAAGATGCCATTTGGTGTTATGAATTGGACGTTCCCATGCCCATTTCCCTCTCCAAAGAAGAACAGATGGAATACATTTGGAATCATTCTGTTGTGAAGGAATGTAATTTGGCCATGGTCAAGTTGTATGGTTTCCATTCCTTGGAACAAGTGTATGGAAAATACTTAAAAGAAATTGTGAATATGGAGAGTGTCTATCTCCTTCGGAAATTCATAGAAAATTCCTATCTATTAGAAGACTTCGAATACAAACAACTCAACACACTTGTCCCAAAAGTTTTCCTCCTCAATTCACATGGGCAAGTGGTAGATGGTCACCTCGTTCGGATT of the Leptospira biflexa serovar Patoc strain 'Patoc 1 (Paris)' genome contains:
- the glnA gene encoding type I glutamate--ammonia ligase, which translates into the protein MQFATPKFTSGKEVVEYAKKNGVLFFDFRFTDIKGMWHHVSYYVNSVNEDTFKGIPFDGSSIARWQPINASDMQLHPEISTAFLDPFTADKTIVMFCDVWDIYKNQYYEKCPRSIAKKALEFMNKSGIADTAYFGPENEFFVFDSLKVRDEINCQYYELDSNEGIWNTHSEIPGSNNTGKINFNSGHRPGTKGGYFPVAPIDSQVDLRAEFVKTLEAIGMETFVVHHEVAQAQGEIGIKFGTLIEAADNVQKLKYIVKMVAHKHGKTATFMPKPLFGDNGNGMHVHISLWKGGKNLFAGDKYQGLSDFAFNYVGGVLKYARACAAFTNASTNSYKRLIPGFEAPSILAYSAQNRSASCRIPFVSGEKAKRVEFRFPDSTANPYLAFASLLMAGMAGVAEKIDPGPAREEDLFELSLDEIREKGIRQMPHTLREAMEEMLAQREIFKQGDVFTENFLQTYQHYKFETEIWPWEGRPHPYEFLTTYSC